The Fulvivirga ligni genome window below encodes:
- a CDS encoding DNA-processing protein DprA, with the protein MKSVLTNEYLSDFSSNELKNAPNKLYYSGDLDLLKSQRKVSVVGSRKISHKGLKRAEIITKYLTNHNFTVVSGLAQGVDTIAHTTAINNGGKTIAVIGTSLEQFYPKNNQNLQLEIMNHHLCISQFSEGHPTQPKNFILRNRTMALISDATIIIEASEQSGTRHQGWEALRLGRKLFLLENLFTENNLSWPNEMLEYGAQKLTRGNYQELLEEVPYLISNKEAVLE; encoded by the coding sequence ATGAAATCTGTTCTAACAAATGAGTATTTAAGTGATTTTAGTTCTAATGAATTAAAAAATGCGCCTAATAAGCTCTATTACTCTGGGGATTTAGATCTATTGAAATCCCAGCGCAAGGTTTCTGTTGTTGGTTCTCGGAAAATATCTCATAAAGGATTGAAAAGAGCTGAAATAATAACCAAATACCTCACTAACCATAATTTCACCGTAGTTAGTGGTCTTGCCCAAGGGGTCGATACAATTGCGCATACCACAGCCATTAATAATGGTGGAAAGACTATTGCAGTTATAGGTACTTCATTAGAACAATTTTATCCTAAAAATAATCAGAACCTTCAGCTGGAGATAATGAACCATCACCTTTGTATTTCTCAGTTTTCTGAAGGACACCCTACCCAACCCAAGAATTTTATTTTACGCAATCGCACTATGGCTTTGATTAGTGATGCAACTATCATTATCGAAGCTAGTGAGCAGAGTGGTACTAGGCACCAAGGTTGGGAAGCACTTAGGTTAGGTCGTAAGCTGTTTTTACTTGAGAATCTTTTCACTGAGAATAATTTATCTTGGCCAAATGAAATGCTTGAATATGGAGCTCAAAAGTTAACTAGAGGTAATTATCAGGAACTATTAGAAGAAGTTCCTTATCTCATTTCGAATAAAGAAGCGGTGTTAGAATAG
- a CDS encoding DUF4209 domain-containing protein, which yields MNALEEFHNKLDSVPLDVTNQHDIIKELQRVNEILNKEGLTEILKKSELERQCFALRVSFDQDSETGKVKGVTGQMSGRVKNEEGEKVPIVWPDITQFTENDFKYIEERYKSTKNLYAKTHFGLILYFQNSTVFSRHNDFKKQLGGDLFELAKSYKDKTLSSEKNKRYIIHLYQAIKAALQIGIRSKFHDLKNNIASWLIELHNGWDLDRDDALRILLDVTQLFVDNYKYVKNEIIPENILKQNLVGVETQAKKYKWGAIYILNSSSVLDQKAGLEYFNYKKRKAELYEQLAKEAEGTPRQLAAIGFVEDALRLYRELKDEENIERLAKWYQEIRGTGNFGTVQQELDQDHVKAVAENINKEIEAKSPQEILQTLSISQMFSSLEVIEKSSEESFSQNGSLRFFGNSVVDKFGNTIAKYTTEEERKLFSFWQTYGFHYQIGVQWLTYYFIQAYKNDKINFDATIEFLSNSWLSAPISRNYNGILRNIKPVEILIPPIRLLFNELEAWSKDKDYEFNAVVLNDSLTLKVEALLRYMCEHLGIPTFKPKDKGIVMEKNIDDILADIKDEPESPTGFSEDDRLFIKFVLSEKVGQNLRNKVAHGLLDIHDYDFDKIIVVFTIILRFVKYRFVEEESNNDDTNN from the coding sequence ATGAATGCTTTAGAAGAATTTCATAATAAGTTAGATTCTGTTCCGCTTGATGTTACCAATCAACATGATATTATTAAAGAGTTACAAAGAGTAAATGAAATACTTAATAAAGAAGGGTTAACTGAAATTTTAAAAAAGTCTGAATTAGAACGACAGTGCTTTGCTTTGAGGGTGTCCTTTGACCAAGATTCTGAAACTGGAAAAGTTAAAGGTGTGACTGGGCAAATGAGTGGAAGAGTAAAAAATGAGGAAGGAGAAAAAGTTCCTATTGTTTGGCCAGATATAACCCAGTTTACTGAAAACGACTTCAAATATATTGAAGAAAGATATAAAAGCACTAAAAATCTTTACGCCAAAACACACTTTGGTTTAATCCTATATTTTCAAAATTCAACTGTTTTCTCACGTCATAATGATTTCAAAAAACAGCTTGGTGGTGACTTATTTGAACTTGCTAAATCATATAAGGATAAAACATTATCTTCAGAAAAGAATAAACGCTACATTATTCATCTTTACCAAGCTATCAAAGCGGCTCTCCAAATTGGAATTCGATCAAAGTTTCACGATTTAAAAAACAATATTGCTTCATGGTTGATAGAGCTACACAATGGATGGGATTTAGATAGAGATGACGCCCTCCGAATTTTACTAGATGTAACACAATTGTTTGTTGACAATTATAAATATGTCAAAAATGAGATCATACCGGAAAATATTCTAAAACAAAATTTAGTGGGGGTTGAAACACAAGCAAAGAAATACAAGTGGGGAGCTATTTACATCCTTAATTCCTCAAGTGTTTTGGATCAAAAAGCGGGATTAGAGTATTTCAACTATAAAAAAAGAAAAGCCGAATTGTATGAGCAATTAGCGAAGGAGGCTGAAGGTACGCCTAGACAATTGGCTGCGATAGGATTTGTTGAAGACGCACTACGCCTTTATAGGGAATTGAAAGATGAAGAAAATATAGAGCGCTTAGCAAAGTGGTATCAAGAAATAAGAGGAACGGGTAATTTTGGAACTGTTCAACAAGAGCTAGATCAAGATCATGTAAAGGCTGTTGCTGAAAATATTAATAAAGAAATTGAAGCAAAAAGTCCTCAGGAAATATTACAGACCTTATCTATTTCACAAATGTTTTCAAGCCTCGAAGTAATTGAAAAAAGTTCAGAAGAATCATTTTCGCAGAACGGTTCCTTAAGATTTTTCGGAAATTCTGTTGTGGACAAATTTGGAAATACAATTGCAAAATATACTACTGAAGAAGAAAGAAAGCTCTTTTCGTTTTGGCAAACCTATGGTTTTCACTATCAAATAGGTGTACAATGGCTAACATATTATTTCATTCAAGCTTACAAGAATGATAAAATTAATTTTGACGCTACAATTGAATTCTTATCAAATTCTTGGCTAAGTGCACCGATTTCAAGAAACTATAATGGAATTTTACGCAATATAAAGCCAGTTGAAATATTGATTCCTCCAATTCGCCTACTTTTTAATGAACTAGAAGCTTGGTCAAAAGATAAAGACTACGAATTCAATGCAGTTGTCTTAAATGACTCTTTGACACTTAAGGTTGAAGCCTTATTACGATACATGTGTGAGCATCTAGGTATTCCTACCTTTAAACCAAAGGATAAAGGAATAGTAATGGAAAAAAACATAGATGATATCTTGGCCGATATAAAAGATGAACCAGAAAGTCCTACTGGATTCAGTGAGGACGACAGACTATTTATCAAGTTTGTGTTGAGCGAAAAAGTAGGACAAAATTTAAGAAATAAGGTTGCTCATGGTTTATTGGACATTCATGATTACGACTTTGACAAGATCATAGTTGTTTTTACCATAATATTGCGTTTTGTGAAATACCGATTTGTGGAAGAAGAAAGTAATAATGATGACACAAATAATTAA